A single genomic interval of Bradyrhizobium sp. sBnM-33 harbors:
- a CDS encoding lysylphosphatidylglycerol synthase transmembrane domain-containing protein — MRRILLSTLKILVSAALLYFALRKVDLADLAARFDVSSLGWIGVAIAVTFLQIFIGVLRWREIGAECGAPLPTRQAMRFNVIGMFFNQTLPSSIGGDAVRLWLVARNGAGWRAATYSIFVDRAIGLIALAVVIVASLPWSYRLITDPHGRSALLFVDFAALAGGLGFLLLGRLRWPWLKHWWGTHHIHACSVIANRVLFSRTHGPKVAVLSLLVHVLAVVIAWCVVQSIAAPVVFGQIFQLVPPVMLITMLPISIAGWGVREATMGLAFGYAGLMANEGVNISLLYGAVSFIVGAIGGLVWILSAEKAAQGTAPIEVPK, encoded by the coding sequence ATGCGCCGAATCCTGCTTTCGACATTGAAGATACTAGTCTCGGCGGCGCTCTTGTATTTCGCGTTGCGCAAGGTCGACCTCGCCGACCTCGCAGCCCGCTTCGACGTTTCCAGCCTGGGCTGGATCGGCGTCGCGATCGCCGTGACGTTCCTGCAGATATTCATCGGCGTCCTGCGATGGCGCGAGATCGGGGCCGAATGCGGCGCCCCGCTGCCGACCCGGCAGGCGATGCGCTTCAACGTGATCGGGATGTTCTTCAACCAGACGCTACCGTCCTCGATCGGCGGCGATGCGGTCAGGCTATGGCTCGTCGCGCGCAACGGCGCCGGCTGGCGGGCGGCGACCTATTCCATCTTCGTCGACCGTGCCATCGGCCTGATTGCGCTCGCGGTCGTTATTGTCGCGAGCCTGCCGTGGAGCTACCGCTTGATCACCGACCCGCACGGCAGGTCGGCGCTGCTGTTCGTCGATTTCGCAGCGCTTGCCGGCGGCCTCGGATTTCTCCTGCTCGGCAGGCTGCGGTGGCCGTGGCTGAAGCACTGGTGGGGCACCCATCATATCCACGCCTGCTCGGTGATCGCGAATCGCGTGCTGTTCAGCCGCACTCACGGCCCGAAAGTCGCGGTGCTGTCGCTGCTTGTGCACGTGCTCGCGGTCGTCATCGCCTGGTGCGTGGTGCAGTCGATCGCCGCCCCCGTTGTGTTCGGCCAGATCTTCCAGCTCGTTCCGCCCGTCATGCTGATCACCATGCTGCCGATCTCGATTGCCGGCTGGGGCGTCCGCGAAGCCACCATGGGGCTGGCGTTCGGGTATGCCGGCCTGATGGCCAACGAGGGCGTCAACATCTCCCTGCTCTATGGCGCGGTATCCTTCATCGTCGGCGCGATCGGCGGGCTGGTCTGGATATTGAGCGCCGAGAAGGCCGCGCAGGGCACGGCGCCGATCGAGGTTCCCAAATAA